A portion of the Mustela erminea isolate mMusErm1 chromosome 19, mMusErm1.Pri, whole genome shotgun sequence genome contains these proteins:
- the SPRED3 gene encoding sprouty-related, EVH1 domain-containing protein 3 isoform X3: MLPFCPTPFRTLPGSPSLPRRPGSRCPSLAPLEPAREPERTGGGGGGGQVAAARSPAGASQTTLECTLRPGLVYNKVNPIFHHWSLGDCKFGLTFQSPAEADEFQKSLLAALAALGRGHRRDPLPSDEKETEAQRDELTCRRSHNQSVAELGLARRPVWPQSSRLPWEGVYVRASAVPGSGSEAATLPQSHVDSESSSSHSRQETPPTAAAATIITVESASGFGPATSPQRRRSSAQSYPPLLPFTGIPEPSEPLTGAGGPGWGGRGYEDYRRAGPPAPLTLSTCVVRFAKTGALRGTALGPPATLPAPLAEAAPPAPPARPPPGPGPAPAPAKASPEAEEAARCVHCRALFRRRADGRGGRCAEAPDPGRLLVRRLSCLWCAESLLYHCLSDAEGDFSDPCACEPGHPRPAARWAALAALSLAVPCLCCYAPLRACHWVAARCGCAGCGGRHEEAAR, translated from the exons ATGCTCCCATTTTGCCCCACCCCTTTTCGAACTCTACCAG gttccccctccctcccccgtcGCCCCGGCTCCCGGTGCCCGTCTCTAGCGCCGCTGGAGCCAGCGAGGGAGCCGGAGcgaacaggaggaggaggaggaggaggccaagtCGCCGCCGCTCGGAGCCCGGCCGGAGCCTCCCAG ACCACCTTGGAGTGTACCCTGAGGCCAGGCTTGGTTTACAACAAAGTGAACCCCATCTTCCATCACTGGAGTCTGGGTGACTGCAAGTTTGGACTGACGTTCCAGAGTCCCGCGGAGGCTGATGAGTTCCAGAAGAGCCTGCTGGCCGCACTGGCTGCACTGGGTCGAG gaCACCGCAGAGACCCCCTGCCCTCTGACG agaaggaaactgaggctcaaagagatgAGCTCACTTGCCGGAGGTCACACAAccagtcagtggcagagctggggcttgCACGGAGGCCTGTCTGGCCGCAGAGCTCTCGCTTGCCATGGGAGGGGGTCTATGTGAGGGCATCAGCTGTGCCGGGGTCCGGCTCTGAGGCCGCCACTCTCCCCCAGTCCCATGTGGACAGTGAGTCCTCCTCCAGTCACAGCCGTCAGGAGACGCCTCCCACCGCCGCGGCGGCCACTATCATCACGGTGGAGTCAGCTTCTGGCTTCGGGCCAGCTACATCCCCCCAGCGCCGCCGCTCCTCTGCTCAG AGCTACCCTCCGCTCCTACCGTTCACGGGGATTCCGGAGCCCTCAGAGCCCCTGACTGGGGCAGGGGGCCCGGGATGGGGTGGCCGTGGCTATGAGGATTACCGGCGCGCCGGGCCGCCCGCGCCCCTCACCCTGTCCACCTGCGTCGTGCGCTTCGCCAAGACCGGCGCGTTGAGGGGCACAGCCCTGGGGCCCCCTGCCACACTACCCGCCCCTCTCGCCGAGGCTGCGCCTCCAGCGCCCCCCGCTCGCCCACCCCCGGGCCCCGGCCCTGCCCCTGCGCCTGCCAAGGCTTCCCCCGAGGCGGAGGAGGCGGCGCGCTGCGTGCACTGCCGGGCGCTCTTCCGCCGCCGCGCGGATGGGCGCGGCGGTCGCTGCGCGGAAGCCCCGGACCCAGGTCGCCTGCTGGTGCGCCGGCTCAGTTGCCTGTGGTGCGCTGAGAGCTTGCTCTACCACTGCCTGTCGGACGCGGAGGGTGACTTCTCGGACCCGTGCGCCTGCGAGCCAGGCCACCCGCGTCCCGCGGCGCGCTGGGCCGCGCTGGCCGCGCTCTCCCTGGCTGTGCCCTGCCTCTGCTGCTATGCGCCCCTGCGCGCCTGCCACTGGGTCGCGGCGCGATGCGGCTGCGCAGGCTGCGGGGGTCGCCACGAGGAGGCGGCGCGGTGA
- the SPRED3 gene encoding sprouty-related, EVH1 domain-containing protein 3 isoform X6, whose protein sequence is MLPFCPTPFRTLPGSPSLPRRPGSRCPSLAPLEPAREPERTGGGGGGGQVAAARSPAGASQTTLECTLRPGLVYNKVNPIFHHWSLGDCKFGLTFQSPAEADEFQKSLLAALAALGRGSLTPSSSSSSSSPSQDTAETPCPLTSHVDSESSSSHSRQETPPTAAAATIITVESASGFGPATSPQRRRSSAQSYPPLLPFTGIPEPSEPLTGAGGPGWGGRGYEDYRRAGPPAPLTLSTCVVRFAKTGALRGTALGPPATLPAPLAEAAPPAPPARPPPGPGPAPAPAKASPEAEEAARCVHCRALFRRRADGRGGRCAEAPDPGRLLVRRLSCLWCAESLLYHCLSDAEGDFSDPCACEPGHPRPAARWAALAALSLAVPCLCCYAPLRACHWVAARCGCAGCGGRHEEAAR, encoded by the exons ATGCTCCCATTTTGCCCCACCCCTTTTCGAACTCTACCAG gttccccctccctcccccgtcGCCCCGGCTCCCGGTGCCCGTCTCTAGCGCCGCTGGAGCCAGCGAGGGAGCCGGAGcgaacaggaggaggaggaggaggaggccaagtCGCCGCCGCTCGGAGCCCGGCCGGAGCCTCCCAG ACCACCTTGGAGTGTACCCTGAGGCCAGGCTTGGTTTACAACAAAGTGAACCCCATCTTCCATCACTGGAGTCTGGGTGACTGCAAGTTTGGACTGACGTTCCAGAGTCCCGCGGAGGCTGATGAGTTCCAGAAGAGCCTGCTGGCCGCACTGGCTGCACTGGGTCGAG gcTCGCTtaccccctcttcctcctcctcttcctcctccccttcccaggaCACCGCAGAGACCCCCTGCCCTCTGACG TCCCATGTGGACAGTGAGTCCTCCTCCAGTCACAGCCGTCAGGAGACGCCTCCCACCGCCGCGGCGGCCACTATCATCACGGTGGAGTCAGCTTCTGGCTTCGGGCCAGCTACATCCCCCCAGCGCCGCCGCTCCTCTGCTCAG AGCTACCCTCCGCTCCTACCGTTCACGGGGATTCCGGAGCCCTCAGAGCCCCTGACTGGGGCAGGGGGCCCGGGATGGGGTGGCCGTGGCTATGAGGATTACCGGCGCGCCGGGCCGCCCGCGCCCCTCACCCTGTCCACCTGCGTCGTGCGCTTCGCCAAGACCGGCGCGTTGAGGGGCACAGCCCTGGGGCCCCCTGCCACACTACCCGCCCCTCTCGCCGAGGCTGCGCCTCCAGCGCCCCCCGCTCGCCCACCCCCGGGCCCCGGCCCTGCCCCTGCGCCTGCCAAGGCTTCCCCCGAGGCGGAGGAGGCGGCGCGCTGCGTGCACTGCCGGGCGCTCTTCCGCCGCCGCGCGGATGGGCGCGGCGGTCGCTGCGCGGAAGCCCCGGACCCAGGTCGCCTGCTGGTGCGCCGGCTCAGTTGCCTGTGGTGCGCTGAGAGCTTGCTCTACCACTGCCTGTCGGACGCGGAGGGTGACTTCTCGGACCCGTGCGCCTGCGAGCCAGGCCACCCGCGTCCCGCGGCGCGCTGGGCCGCGCTGGCCGCGCTCTCCCTGGCTGTGCCCTGCCTCTGCTGCTATGCGCCCCTGCGCGCCTGCCACTGGGTCGCGGCGCGATGCGGCTGCGCAGGCTGCGGGGGTCGCCACGAGGAGGCGGCGCGGTGA
- the SPRED3 gene encoding sprouty-related, EVH1 domain-containing protein 3 isoform X4, translated as MVQVRAVVMARDDSSGGWLPVGGGGLSQVSVCRVRGARPEGGARQGHYVIHGERLRDQKTTLECTLRPGLVYNKVNPIFHHWSLGDCKFGLTFQSPAEADEFQKSLLAALAALGRGHRRDPLPSDEKETEAQRDELTCRRSHNQSVAELGLARRPVWPQSSRLPWEGVYVRASAVPGSGSEAATLPQSHVDSESSSSHSRQETPPTAAAATIITVESASGFGPATSPQRRRSSAQSYPPLLPFTGIPEPSEPLTGAGGPGWGGRGYEDYRRAGPPAPLTLSTCVVRFAKTGALRGTALGPPATLPAPLAEAAPPAPPARPPPGPGPAPAPAKASPEAEEAARCVHCRALFRRRADGRGGRCAEAPDPGRLLVRRLSCLWCAESLLYHCLSDAEGDFSDPCACEPGHPRPAARWAALAALSLAVPCLCCYAPLRACHWVAARCGCAGCGGRHEEAAR; from the exons ATGGTTCAGGTCCGAGCCGTGGTGATGGCCCGAGATGACTCCAGTGGGGGCTGGCTgcctgtggggggcgggggcctcAGCCAGGTGAGCGTTTGTCGGGTCCGAGGGGCCAGGCCCGAGGGGGGGGCCCGCCAGGGGCACTACGTCATCCACGGGGAGCGCCTTCGGGACCAGAAA ACCACCTTGGAGTGTACCCTGAGGCCAGGCTTGGTTTACAACAAAGTGAACCCCATCTTCCATCACTGGAGTCTGGGTGACTGCAAGTTTGGACTGACGTTCCAGAGTCCCGCGGAGGCTGATGAGTTCCAGAAGAGCCTGCTGGCCGCACTGGCTGCACTGGGTCGAG gaCACCGCAGAGACCCCCTGCCCTCTGACG agaaggaaactgaggctcaaagagatgAGCTCACTTGCCGGAGGTCACACAAccagtcagtggcagagctggggcttgCACGGAGGCCTGTCTGGCCGCAGAGCTCTCGCTTGCCATGGGAGGGGGTCTATGTGAGGGCATCAGCTGTGCCGGGGTCCGGCTCTGAGGCCGCCACTCTCCCCCAGTCCCATGTGGACAGTGAGTCCTCCTCCAGTCACAGCCGTCAGGAGACGCCTCCCACCGCCGCGGCGGCCACTATCATCACGGTGGAGTCAGCTTCTGGCTTCGGGCCAGCTACATCCCCCCAGCGCCGCCGCTCCTCTGCTCAG AGCTACCCTCCGCTCCTACCGTTCACGGGGATTCCGGAGCCCTCAGAGCCCCTGACTGGGGCAGGGGGCCCGGGATGGGGTGGCCGTGGCTATGAGGATTACCGGCGCGCCGGGCCGCCCGCGCCCCTCACCCTGTCCACCTGCGTCGTGCGCTTCGCCAAGACCGGCGCGTTGAGGGGCACAGCCCTGGGGCCCCCTGCCACACTACCCGCCCCTCTCGCCGAGGCTGCGCCTCCAGCGCCCCCCGCTCGCCCACCCCCGGGCCCCGGCCCTGCCCCTGCGCCTGCCAAGGCTTCCCCCGAGGCGGAGGAGGCGGCGCGCTGCGTGCACTGCCGGGCGCTCTTCCGCCGCCGCGCGGATGGGCGCGGCGGTCGCTGCGCGGAAGCCCCGGACCCAGGTCGCCTGCTGGTGCGCCGGCTCAGTTGCCTGTGGTGCGCTGAGAGCTTGCTCTACCACTGCCTGTCGGACGCGGAGGGTGACTTCTCGGACCCGTGCGCCTGCGAGCCAGGCCACCCGCGTCCCGCGGCGCGCTGGGCCGCGCTGGCCGCGCTCTCCCTGGCTGTGCCCTGCCTCTGCTGCTATGCGCCCCTGCGCGCCTGCCACTGGGTCGCGGCGCGATGCGGCTGCGCAGGCTGCGGGGGTCGCCACGAGGAGGCGGCGCGGTGA
- the SPRED3 gene encoding sprouty-related, EVH1 domain-containing protein 3 isoform X1 — translation MYMVQVRAVVMARDDSSGGWLPVGGGGLSQVSVCRVRGARPEGGARQGHYVIHGERLRDQKTTLECTLRPGLVYNKVNPIFHHWSLGDCKFGLTFQSPAEADEFQKSLLAALAALGRGHRRDPLPSDEKETEAQRDELTCRRSHNQSVAELGLARRPVWPQSSRLPWEGVYVRASAVPGSGSEAATLPQSHVDSESSSSHSRQETPPTAAAATIITVESASGFGPATSPQRRRSSAQSYPPLLPFTGIPEPSEPLTGAGGPGWGGRGYEDYRRAGPPAPLTLSTCVVRFAKTGALRGTALGPPATLPAPLAEAAPPAPPARPPPGPGPAPAPAKASPEAEEAARCVHCRALFRRRADGRGGRCAEAPDPGRLLVRRLSCLWCAESLLYHCLSDAEGDFSDPCACEPGHPRPAARWAALAALSLAVPCLCCYAPLRACHWVAARCGCAGCGGRHEEAAR, via the exons AT gtaCATGGTTCAGGTCCGAGCCGTGGTGATGGCCCGAGATGACTCCAGTGGGGGCTGGCTgcctgtggggggcgggggcctcAGCCAGGTGAGCGTTTGTCGGGTCCGAGGGGCCAGGCCCGAGGGGGGGGCCCGCCAGGGGCACTACGTCATCCACGGGGAGCGCCTTCGGGACCAGAAA ACCACCTTGGAGTGTACCCTGAGGCCAGGCTTGGTTTACAACAAAGTGAACCCCATCTTCCATCACTGGAGTCTGGGTGACTGCAAGTTTGGACTGACGTTCCAGAGTCCCGCGGAGGCTGATGAGTTCCAGAAGAGCCTGCTGGCCGCACTGGCTGCACTGGGTCGAG gaCACCGCAGAGACCCCCTGCCCTCTGACG agaaggaaactgaggctcaaagagatgAGCTCACTTGCCGGAGGTCACACAAccagtcagtggcagagctggggcttgCACGGAGGCCTGTCTGGCCGCAGAGCTCTCGCTTGCCATGGGAGGGGGTCTATGTGAGGGCATCAGCTGTGCCGGGGTCCGGCTCTGAGGCCGCCACTCTCCCCCAGTCCCATGTGGACAGTGAGTCCTCCTCCAGTCACAGCCGTCAGGAGACGCCTCCCACCGCCGCGGCGGCCACTATCATCACGGTGGAGTCAGCTTCTGGCTTCGGGCCAGCTACATCCCCCCAGCGCCGCCGCTCCTCTGCTCAG AGCTACCCTCCGCTCCTACCGTTCACGGGGATTCCGGAGCCCTCAGAGCCCCTGACTGGGGCAGGGGGCCCGGGATGGGGTGGCCGTGGCTATGAGGATTACCGGCGCGCCGGGCCGCCCGCGCCCCTCACCCTGTCCACCTGCGTCGTGCGCTTCGCCAAGACCGGCGCGTTGAGGGGCACAGCCCTGGGGCCCCCTGCCACACTACCCGCCCCTCTCGCCGAGGCTGCGCCTCCAGCGCCCCCCGCTCGCCCACCCCCGGGCCCCGGCCCTGCCCCTGCGCCTGCCAAGGCTTCCCCCGAGGCGGAGGAGGCGGCGCGCTGCGTGCACTGCCGGGCGCTCTTCCGCCGCCGCGCGGATGGGCGCGGCGGTCGCTGCGCGGAAGCCCCGGACCCAGGTCGCCTGCTGGTGCGCCGGCTCAGTTGCCTGTGGTGCGCTGAGAGCTTGCTCTACCACTGCCTGTCGGACGCGGAGGGTGACTTCTCGGACCCGTGCGCCTGCGAGCCAGGCCACCCGCGTCCCGCGGCGCGCTGGGCCGCGCTGGCCGCGCTCTCCCTGGCTGTGCCCTGCCTCTGCTGCTATGCGCCCCTGCGCGCCTGCCACTGGGTCGCGGCGCGATGCGGCTGCGCAGGCTGCGGGGGTCGCCACGAGGAGGCGGCGCGGTGA
- the SPRED3 gene encoding sprouty-related, EVH1 domain-containing protein 3 isoform X5: MKTGDEGWGNAEWENSTAAHSLCCTHFPTPSRYMVQVRAVVMARDDSSGGWLPVGGGGLSQVSVCRVRGARPEGGARQGHYVIHGERLRDQKTTLECTLRPGLVYNKVNPIFHHWSLGDCKFGLTFQSPAEADEFQKSLLAALAALGRGSLTPSSSSSSSSPSQDTAETPCPLTSHVDSESSSSHSRQETPPTAAAATIITVESASGFGPATSPQRRRSSAQSYPPLLPFTGIPEPSEPLTGAGGPGWGGRGYEDYRRAGPPAPLTLSTCVVRFAKTGALRGTALGPPATLPAPLAEAAPPAPPARPPPGPGPAPAPAKASPEAEEAARCVHCRALFRRRADGRGGRCAEAPDPGRLLVRRLSCLWCAESLLYHCLSDAEGDFSDPCACEPGHPRPAARWAALAALSLAVPCLCCYAPLRACHWVAARCGCAGCGGRHEEAAR; the protein is encoded by the exons ATGAAGACAGGGGATGAGGGTTGGGGGAACGCTGAATGGGAGAACAGCACTGCAGCCCACTCACTGTGTTGtacccatttccccaccccctccaggtaCATGGTTCAGGTCCGAGCCGTGGTGATGGCCCGAGATGACTCCAGTGGGGGCTGGCTgcctgtggggggcgggggcctcAGCCAGGTGAGCGTTTGTCGGGTCCGAGGGGCCAGGCCCGAGGGGGGGGCCCGCCAGGGGCACTACGTCATCCACGGGGAGCGCCTTCGGGACCAGAAA ACCACCTTGGAGTGTACCCTGAGGCCAGGCTTGGTTTACAACAAAGTGAACCCCATCTTCCATCACTGGAGTCTGGGTGACTGCAAGTTTGGACTGACGTTCCAGAGTCCCGCGGAGGCTGATGAGTTCCAGAAGAGCCTGCTGGCCGCACTGGCTGCACTGGGTCGAG gcTCGCTtaccccctcttcctcctcctcttcctcctccccttcccaggaCACCGCAGAGACCCCCTGCCCTCTGACG TCCCATGTGGACAGTGAGTCCTCCTCCAGTCACAGCCGTCAGGAGACGCCTCCCACCGCCGCGGCGGCCACTATCATCACGGTGGAGTCAGCTTCTGGCTTCGGGCCAGCTACATCCCCCCAGCGCCGCCGCTCCTCTGCTCAG AGCTACCCTCCGCTCCTACCGTTCACGGGGATTCCGGAGCCCTCAGAGCCCCTGACTGGGGCAGGGGGCCCGGGATGGGGTGGCCGTGGCTATGAGGATTACCGGCGCGCCGGGCCGCCCGCGCCCCTCACCCTGTCCACCTGCGTCGTGCGCTTCGCCAAGACCGGCGCGTTGAGGGGCACAGCCCTGGGGCCCCCTGCCACACTACCCGCCCCTCTCGCCGAGGCTGCGCCTCCAGCGCCCCCCGCTCGCCCACCCCCGGGCCCCGGCCCTGCCCCTGCGCCTGCCAAGGCTTCCCCCGAGGCGGAGGAGGCGGCGCGCTGCGTGCACTGCCGGGCGCTCTTCCGCCGCCGCGCGGATGGGCGCGGCGGTCGCTGCGCGGAAGCCCCGGACCCAGGTCGCCTGCTGGTGCGCCGGCTCAGTTGCCTGTGGTGCGCTGAGAGCTTGCTCTACCACTGCCTGTCGGACGCGGAGGGTGACTTCTCGGACCCGTGCGCCTGCGAGCCAGGCCACCCGCGTCCCGCGGCGCGCTGGGCCGCGCTGGCCGCGCTCTCCCTGGCTGTGCCCTGCCTCTGCTGCTATGCGCCCCTGCGCGCCTGCCACTGGGTCGCGGCGCGATGCGGCTGCGCAGGCTGCGGGGGTCGCCACGAGGAGGCGGCGCGGTGA
- the SPRED3 gene encoding sprouty-related, EVH1 domain-containing protein 3 isoform X7 produces the protein MKTGDEGWGNAEWENSTAAHSLCCTHFPTPSRYMVQVRAVVMARDDSSGGWLPVGGGGLSQVSVCRVRGARPEGGARQGHYVIHGERLRDQKTTLECTLRPGLVYNKVNPIFHHWSLGDCKFGLTFQSPAEADEFQKSLLAALAALGRGSLTPSSSSSSSSPSQDTAETPCPLTSYPPLLPFTGIPEPSEPLTGAGGPGWGGRGYEDYRRAGPPAPLTLSTCVVRFAKTGALRGTALGPPATLPAPLAEAAPPAPPARPPPGPGPAPAPAKASPEAEEAARCVHCRALFRRRADGRGGRCAEAPDPGRLLVRRLSCLWCAESLLYHCLSDAEGDFSDPCACEPGHPRPAARWAALAALSLAVPCLCCYAPLRACHWVAARCGCAGCGGRHEEAAR, from the exons ATGAAGACAGGGGATGAGGGTTGGGGGAACGCTGAATGGGAGAACAGCACTGCAGCCCACTCACTGTGTTGtacccatttccccaccccctccaggtaCATGGTTCAGGTCCGAGCCGTGGTGATGGCCCGAGATGACTCCAGTGGGGGCTGGCTgcctgtggggggcgggggcctcAGCCAGGTGAGCGTTTGTCGGGTCCGAGGGGCCAGGCCCGAGGGGGGGGCCCGCCAGGGGCACTACGTCATCCACGGGGAGCGCCTTCGGGACCAGAAA ACCACCTTGGAGTGTACCCTGAGGCCAGGCTTGGTTTACAACAAAGTGAACCCCATCTTCCATCACTGGAGTCTGGGTGACTGCAAGTTTGGACTGACGTTCCAGAGTCCCGCGGAGGCTGATGAGTTCCAGAAGAGCCTGCTGGCCGCACTGGCTGCACTGGGTCGAG gcTCGCTtaccccctcttcctcctcctcttcctcctccccttcccaggaCACCGCAGAGACCCCCTGCCCTCTGACG AGCTACCCTCCGCTCCTACCGTTCACGGGGATTCCGGAGCCCTCAGAGCCCCTGACTGGGGCAGGGGGCCCGGGATGGGGTGGCCGTGGCTATGAGGATTACCGGCGCGCCGGGCCGCCCGCGCCCCTCACCCTGTCCACCTGCGTCGTGCGCTTCGCCAAGACCGGCGCGTTGAGGGGCACAGCCCTGGGGCCCCCTGCCACACTACCCGCCCCTCTCGCCGAGGCTGCGCCTCCAGCGCCCCCCGCTCGCCCACCCCCGGGCCCCGGCCCTGCCCCTGCGCCTGCCAAGGCTTCCCCCGAGGCGGAGGAGGCGGCGCGCTGCGTGCACTGCCGGGCGCTCTTCCGCCGCCGCGCGGATGGGCGCGGCGGTCGCTGCGCGGAAGCCCCGGACCCAGGTCGCCTGCTGGTGCGCCGGCTCAGTTGCCTGTGGTGCGCTGAGAGCTTGCTCTACCACTGCCTGTCGGACGCGGAGGGTGACTTCTCGGACCCGTGCGCCTGCGAGCCAGGCCACCCGCGTCCCGCGGCGCGCTGGGCCGCGCTGGCCGCGCTCTCCCTGGCTGTGCCCTGCCTCTGCTGCTATGCGCCCCTGCGCGCCTGCCACTGGGTCGCGGCGCGATGCGGCTGCGCAGGCTGCGGGGGTCGCCACGAGGAGGCGGCGCGGTGA
- the SPRED3 gene encoding sprouty-related, EVH1 domain-containing protein 3 isoform X2: MKTGDEGWGNAEWENSTAAHSLCCTHFPTPSRYMVQVRAVVMARDDSSGGWLPVGGGGLSQTTLECTLRPGLVYNKVNPIFHHWSLGDCKFGLTFQSPAEADEFQKSLLAALAALGRGHRRDPLPSDEKETEAQRDELTCRRSHNQSVAELGLARRPVWPQSSRLPWEGVYVRASAVPGSGSEAATLPQSHVDSESSSSHSRQETPPTAAAATIITVESASGFGPATSPQRRRSSAQSYPPLLPFTGIPEPSEPLTGAGGPGWGGRGYEDYRRAGPPAPLTLSTCVVRFAKTGALRGTALGPPATLPAPLAEAAPPAPPARPPPGPGPAPAPAKASPEAEEAARCVHCRALFRRRADGRGGRCAEAPDPGRLLVRRLSCLWCAESLLYHCLSDAEGDFSDPCACEPGHPRPAARWAALAALSLAVPCLCCYAPLRACHWVAARCGCAGCGGRHEEAAR; this comes from the exons ATGAAGACAGGGGATGAGGGTTGGGGGAACGCTGAATGGGAGAACAGCACTGCAGCCCACTCACTGTGTTGtacccatttccccaccccctccaggtaCATGGTTCAGGTCCGAGCCGTGGTGATGGCCCGAGATGACTCCAGTGGGGGCTGGCTgcctgtggggggcgggggcctcAGCCAG ACCACCTTGGAGTGTACCCTGAGGCCAGGCTTGGTTTACAACAAAGTGAACCCCATCTTCCATCACTGGAGTCTGGGTGACTGCAAGTTTGGACTGACGTTCCAGAGTCCCGCGGAGGCTGATGAGTTCCAGAAGAGCCTGCTGGCCGCACTGGCTGCACTGGGTCGAG gaCACCGCAGAGACCCCCTGCCCTCTGACG agaaggaaactgaggctcaaagagatgAGCTCACTTGCCGGAGGTCACACAAccagtcagtggcagagctggggcttgCACGGAGGCCTGTCTGGCCGCAGAGCTCTCGCTTGCCATGGGAGGGGGTCTATGTGAGGGCATCAGCTGTGCCGGGGTCCGGCTCTGAGGCCGCCACTCTCCCCCAGTCCCATGTGGACAGTGAGTCCTCCTCCAGTCACAGCCGTCAGGAGACGCCTCCCACCGCCGCGGCGGCCACTATCATCACGGTGGAGTCAGCTTCTGGCTTCGGGCCAGCTACATCCCCCCAGCGCCGCCGCTCCTCTGCTCAG AGCTACCCTCCGCTCCTACCGTTCACGGGGATTCCGGAGCCCTCAGAGCCCCTGACTGGGGCAGGGGGCCCGGGATGGGGTGGCCGTGGCTATGAGGATTACCGGCGCGCCGGGCCGCCCGCGCCCCTCACCCTGTCCACCTGCGTCGTGCGCTTCGCCAAGACCGGCGCGTTGAGGGGCACAGCCCTGGGGCCCCCTGCCACACTACCCGCCCCTCTCGCCGAGGCTGCGCCTCCAGCGCCCCCCGCTCGCCCACCCCCGGGCCCCGGCCCTGCCCCTGCGCCTGCCAAGGCTTCCCCCGAGGCGGAGGAGGCGGCGCGCTGCGTGCACTGCCGGGCGCTCTTCCGCCGCCGCGCGGATGGGCGCGGCGGTCGCTGCGCGGAAGCCCCGGACCCAGGTCGCCTGCTGGTGCGCCGGCTCAGTTGCCTGTGGTGCGCTGAGAGCTTGCTCTACCACTGCCTGTCGGACGCGGAGGGTGACTTCTCGGACCCGTGCGCCTGCGAGCCAGGCCACCCGCGTCCCGCGGCGCGCTGGGCCGCGCTGGCCGCGCTCTCCCTGGCTGTGCCCTGCCTCTGCTGCTATGCGCCCCTGCGCGCCTGCCACTGGGTCGCGGCGCGATGCGGCTGCGCAGGCTGCGGGGGTCGCCACGAGGAGGCGGCGCGGTGA